In Vibrio celticus, one genomic interval encodes:
- a CDS encoding DUF2058 domain-containing protein gives MAKLTLQEQMLKAGLVNEKKLKKAKKGSKKSRVQSREAKAAAEETKLAQQAKDKELNQQLKEQQLSKEIKAQVKQLIEMNKIEQKNGEIKYNFTDGTLVKYLYVEDLTQKQLSKGILSIARQGESYVVIPTAVANKIAMRDEESIVDTQAGSTDEVDEDDPYKDFVIPDDLMW, from the coding sequence ATGGCAAAGTTAACACTCCAAGAGCAAATGCTTAAAGCTGGCTTGGTAAATGAGAAAAAATTAAAGAAGGCGAAGAAGGGTTCTAAAAAGTCTCGCGTTCAGTCTCGTGAAGCAAAAGCGGCAGCAGAAGAAACTAAACTGGCGCAGCAAGCGAAAGACAAAGAGTTAAACCAACAGTTGAAAGAACAACAGTTGAGCAAAGAAATTAAAGCTCAAGTGAAGCAACTGATTGAGATGAACAAGATCGAACAGAAGAATGGTGAGATCAAATACAACTTCACCGACGGTACGCTAGTTAAATACCTTTACGTAGAAGATCTGACTCAAAAGCAACTAAGTAAAGGTATTCTAAGTATCGCGCGTCAAGGCGAAAGCTATGTTGTTATTCCTACTGCGGTAGCGAACAAGATCGCGATGCGCGACGAAGAATCTATCGTTGATACGCAGGCAGGTAGCACAGACGAAGTAGACGAAGATGACCCGTACAAAGACTTCGTGATCCCAGATGATCTAATGTGGTAA
- a CDS encoding chromosome partitioning protein ParA — MLVAVASIIGYSWSSKLTETPLSSAQHTEPKPRVSTTTADDNFTPTTTASSGNAASQNKQAEAESSGGETYAENLTELEGKALFDELDGFWTLCQQRDDCTEQLTRLKAELPGIWFELLSDYPQLSVDWQLTQSTIPLESIETLEERVALFKQSAQQVWGELTHQLFADQFAHLDFTLDANTLEENEASQFLANYQDLLSEWQNNTGTLNAETQLQKYELAVSLIPSSYSPAEIASVKADLQDAYLDEAQASNIAAREQQVAQQQQTVMSYHEQLDQLKATLGSQRSSSYATWTQQDWDSYYQQQVTDFREQFFSK; from the coding sequence ATGCTCGTCGCTGTGGCGAGCATTATTGGCTATTCGTGGTCATCAAAACTAACTGAAACACCGTTATCTTCTGCTCAACACACAGAACCTAAGCCGCGTGTTTCTACGACAACTGCTGACGATAATTTCACACCAACTACAACCGCCAGTTCGGGAAATGCAGCATCACAGAACAAACAAGCCGAAGCTGAATCATCGGGCGGGGAAACGTATGCTGAAAACTTGACTGAGCTTGAAGGTAAGGCTTTGTTCGATGAACTCGATGGGTTCTGGACGCTTTGCCAACAACGTGATGACTGCACTGAGCAACTCACACGATTGAAAGCAGAATTGCCGGGCATATGGTTTGAGTTACTGAGCGACTATCCGCAGCTATCAGTCGACTGGCAATTAACCCAAAGCACTATCCCACTAGAATCCATAGAGACTCTTGAAGAGCGTGTTGCCCTATTCAAACAATCTGCCCAGCAAGTATGGGGAGAGTTGACCCACCAGCTATTTGCAGACCAGTTTGCTCATCTGGATTTCACGCTTGACGCAAACACCCTTGAAGAGAACGAAGCGAGCCAGTTTTTGGCCAACTATCAAGATTTGCTTAGTGAATGGCAAAACAATACGGGCACGTTAAACGCCGAAACACAGCTTCAAAAATATGAACTGGCAGTCTCTTTGATACCCAGCAGTTATAGCCCTGCTGAAATAGCATCAGTCAAAGCCGACCTTCAAGATGCTTACTTAGATGAAGCGCAGGCCAGCAACATTGCCGCGCGAGAACAACAAGTCGCACAACAGCAACAAACCGTGATGAGTTATCACGAGCAACTGGATCAGCTCAAAGCGACCTTAGGCTCTCAGCGCTCATCAAGTTATGCCACTTGGACTCAACAAGATTGGGACAGTTACTATCAACAACAAGTCACCGATTTCAGGGAGCAGTTTTTTAGCAAGTAA